TATTTTTTATCCTGTACTCAATCAAAAGTATGCTGAAAAGATTGCATTAGATTGGAATACCAAAGATCAAGCGAGTGGTTACATCGGTTATGTCACACGTTTTGAGTTGGCAGATGAGTATTTGGCTCAATTTGAAGTACATACTGTAGGTGATGATTTTTGTCAGGAAATGTGGATACCTGCGGAACGTTTGGATGAGTTTAATCAGCAAATCATGGGTAAAATTGAAGTGGTTAATATTTTCAAAGGTGAGGCTTTTACTGAAAATGCCAAATTACCTGAGATATTTAAAACCAGCCCAGACGGTTCAAAAGAGTATTAATTATCAATGTACTTACCAACACACTTTAAACAAGAAGATTTAAAAGAACTTTTTGACTTAGTCGAAAACAATCCATTAGGGAGTTTAATGGTCGTTCATGAAGGTGAAATTGAAGCCAATCATATTCCTTTAGAGTTAGATCGTTCAGTAGATGCAAATGGAGTCCTGCGAGGGCATATTGCGAAAGCCAATCCATTATTTCATTTGTTGGACAATGACCAATCTGCTTATGTGATATTTCATGCCGATCAGGCTTATATTTCACCGAATTGGTATGAAGGTAAACAGGAGCATCATCGAGTTGTACCGACCTGGAATTATCGGGTGGTGCATGTGAAAGGCAAGATTCGTAAAGTTGAAGATGATAAATATTTGCGTGGCGTGTTGGCTCGACTTACTCGAACGCATGAAGCGACTCAGCCATTACCATGGAAAATGGGTGATGCCCCGAATGATTTTATAGCAGAGCAATTAGAGAAAATTGTGGCGATTGAAATCAAAATAGATTCAATCATCGGTAAGTTTAAAGTCAGTCAAAATCGCAGTGCTGTAGATGCTGGAAATGTGGCGCAGGCGTTGGAAAATAAGAATACTCAAATGGCGGAGTCGGTGAGGAGGTATTATTTTAAATAATTCAAAAAAAATATTAGCTTAGATGGGGTGCTTTATGATTTAAGTTAGTACTTTTATGTATTCAATCAAATCATCAAGAGCTGAATTTACAGAATTAATATTAACATGGTCAGCATAAATGATTCCTTCTACTAAGTTTGGGTATGAAAAAAATGGATCTTTGTGTAATTTAAACAAGAAAAAAATGGAGTTTTGGTTTCTCACAGCAACTTTTGAAAAGTCGTCAAAGGTTTCTTCTAACGTTAGTCTGTAATGAGTAGTTAGTTCATGATTTGTACTTAGGTTTTCTAAATAATTTTCTATAGTTAAATTATCATTTTTATAAATCGGGTCTTGTATTAAATTTTTTAAGCTCCCAATGAAGCTTGGAATATATGTTGGTGAATCAAAAGTTCCATATGAATGCTTATTAATATTCATTTTCAAAGCTATTAGATTCTTATGAGTGTACTTGTTAAGAATAGAAAAAGAGAATTCTTTTGTACCTATTTCTATAATATTCATTTTTAATATGATTTCCTTACTTTGGTGTAAAAGTAAAAGCTATAAAAAAACACCCCCAACTTTTACAAGCTGAGGGCATTTTCAAAGTTTAAAACTTTTTAAAATTTAGAGCTTAAGCCTGATTAGTAAAGTAATCTTCGCTAAAGCCCATAATCACTTCTGCGCCAGATTTGATTTTAGCAATACGTGAGCTTAGGTCAGGCAGCACGCGTTGAATGAAGTAATGTGTCAATGCCAATTTGTCTTGGTAGAATTGACCTTCTTTCGCTGATGCTGCTTTGGCAATACGTGCAAACATATAAGTAAAGCTGAGTAAACCAACTGCATGTAAGTAATCAACCGCTACAGCATTAGAAAAATCAGCATGTTCCTTAGCACGTTCAAGAATACGCTGAGTCACCACTTCAATTTCAGTTGCAACGTCTAAAGTTGCATCTTTAATGAAGTTTAAGTCAGAATCTAGATCATTGGCAAAATCACGGATTTCCGCAATATATTCTGCAATAAATGCACCATTGCATTTAATGGTTTTACGACCAATTAAATCTTGTGATTGAACGCCGTTGGTTCCTTCGTAAATTTGTGCAATACGCAAGTCACGAACGCATTGTTCCATGCCCCATTCACGGATAAAGCCATGACCACCAAAGACCATTTGTGCATCAATTGCAGCATCAAATGCAGTATCTGTTAAATAGGCTTTTGCGATAGGTGTAAGCAGGGCAACACGGTTATTTGCAGCTGCTACAGCTTCAGCATCTGTAGAGAATTTAGTGATGTCAAGCTGTTGACCGACATACACTGCAAAAGCACGAGAGGCTTCGTTGTTTGCACGCGCATTCAACAACATACGACGTACATCACCATGAACAAGGATGCTGTCCGCAGGTTTGTTTGGAGATTGAACGCCTTGAGCACTACGACCTTGCAAACGATCTGTCGCATATTGCGCAGCATTTTGATAAGCGTATTCAGAAGCACCTAGACCTTGGATGCCCATCGATAAACGTTCGTAGTTCATCATCACGAACATTGCCGCTAAACCTTCGTTTTCTTTACCTACGAGGTAGCCTTTAGCAGCGTCAAAGTTCATCACGCAAGTTGCAGATGCTTTGATCCCCATTTTGTGTTCAATGGAACCCGGGCCTGCAGTATTGCGCTCGCCTAGAGAACCGTCAGCATTGACAATGAATTTCGGAACGATGAATAGAGAAATACCACGTGAACCCGCAGGTGCATCAGGTGTTTTTGCCAAAACAAGGTGAATGATGTTTTCAGCAAGATCATGATCACCACCTGTAATAAAGATTTTTGTACCTGTGATGTTATAAGTACCATCTGCATTCGGTTCAGCTTTGGTTTTGATAATGCCTAAGTCTGTACCTGCATGTGGCTCAGTCAAACACATGGTACCTGACCATTCACCAGAGTAAATTTTAGGCAGGTAAGTCTCTTTTTGTTCCTGAGATGCATAGCTGTTTAACGCCATACCTGCACCGACTGAAAGAAGCGGGTAGAGCATGAATGATGGGTTGGTTGCAAATAACATTTCATCTGCAAGTACAGTCAGCATTTTTGGCATGCCTTGACCGCCCCATTCTTCGTCAGCACCTAAGCCGATCCAACCACCTTCAGCATATTGTTTGAATGCTTCTTTAAAACCTGCAGGTGTAGTGACTTTGCCATTTTCATAGTGTGCACCTTCTTCGTCACCTGTACGGTTTAAAGGAAGGGTAACATTTTGTGCAAATTTAGCCATTTCTTCCAAAATAGCTTCAGCGGTTGCTGCATCTAAATGAGCAAGGTTTTCGTTCGCTTGCCAGAATTGCTCTGCATTAAAAACATCATTAAGAATAAAACGCATATCTGCAAGAGGCGCATTATAAATTGGCATAGTTCATTCACCTGTTTTTTGTTTGTATCTGTGTCAATCTTAGTCTAAAACAAAGCGTTCAATGGTGTTATTCAACCAAAGATTGATGATGTGTATTTATAAAGAAAAAGGACAATCAAAGCTATGACTGTCCTTTCTCGATTTCTGCACGCATGGGTACAGTTTTTTAATCAATTAAAATGCAAAGTGTTCAGCATCTAAAGTCATTAAAGGCTCTAGACCGCCTGCAATTACGTCTACGTGTGAGCGTACACGTGGCAAGATTTTCTTGAAGTAGAAGCGTGCAGTGGTTACTTTGGCATTGTAGAAATCTGCATCGGTTGTACCTGCTGCTAAAGTTTCTTGTGCAACAAGTGCCATACGAGCCCATAAGAATGCAAGTGTTACATAACCAGAGAAGTATAGGTAATCAACTGCTGCAGCGCCCACTTCGTCTGGATTTTGCATTGCTTTCATACCGATTTGCATGGTTAGATCACCCCACTCTTTATTAAGCGCAGCAAGTGGTTCTAAGAATTCTTTTAATTCAGCATTGTCTTTGTTTGCTTCGATAAATTTATGGATGATCTTAGTGAAGTCTTTCAACATTGCACCTTGAGTCCCTAAAACTTTACGACCTAGCAAGTCAAGTGCTTGAATTTCAGTTGTACCTTCGTATAAGCAAGAGATACGTGTATCACGTACGATTTGCTCCATACCATGTTCAGAAATAAAGCCATGACCACCAAAGACTTGAACACCGTGTTTTGCAGATTCTGAACCAGTTTCAGTTAAGAATGCTTTCGCAATTGGTGTTAATAAAGACAAAATATTGTCAGCAAATTTACGATCTTCTTCTGTCGCACCTTGTTCGACAATGTCGGCATATTGAGACAAGAAGTAAACAAGCGCACGACCACCTTCAGCAAAAGCTTTCTGCGTCATTAACATGTTACGTACAGCAGGGTGCACGATGATTGGATCTGCTTCTTTTTCAGGTGCTTTAGGGCCAGAAAGTGAACGCATCGCTAAACGTTCTTTCGCATAAGCAAGCGCGCCTTGGAAAGAAGACTCAGAAGCGGTTAAACCTTGAACAGCCGTACCAATACGTGCAGTGTTCATGAAAGTAAACATGCAGTTTAGACCGCGATTTTCAGGGCCGATCAAGAAACCTTTTGCGTTATCAAAGTTGATGACGCACGTAGCATTACCATGGATCCCCATTTTGTGTTCAATCGAACCACAACGCACCGCATTACGCTCACCTAGAGAGCCATCTGCATTGACATTGAATTTTGGTACGATGAATAGAGAAATACCTTTGGTGCCTTTCGGTGCACCTGGTAAACGTGCCAATACGATATGGATGATGTTCTCAGCCATGTCATGTTCGCCTGCTGAGATAAAGATTTTCTCACCAGAGATTGCATAGCTACCATCTGCTTGTGGTTCAGCTTTAGAACGGATAATCCCCAAGTCAGAACCTGCATGAGATTCTGTTAAACACATGGTACCCGTCCATTCACCTGACACAAGTTTTGGTAAATAGGTATCTTTTTGTTCAGCAGAACCGTGATGTTCAATGGTACGTACTGCACCATGAGACAAACCAGGATACATACCCCATGCCCAGTTTGCAGAACCTACCATTTCAGAAATAACGGTACCTAATGAACCAGGTAAACCTTGACCGCCATGTGCTTCTGGTACAGAAAGCGATGGGAAACCAAGTTCAATATATTTTTGATATGCTTCTTTGAAGCCAGTTGGTGTAGTTACTACACCGTCATTCCATGTACAGCCTTCACGGTCGCCCACTTGATTGAGTGGAGAAAGTTCATTTTCACAAAAGTCAGCCGCAGCTTCTAAATATTGGTCAACCAACTCACGGCTTACGGTGTCAGAAAATGCAGGGAGTTTAGCGTAGTGTTCTTCGACATTTAATAATTCATGTAAAACGAATTGCATATCACGTAAGGGTGCTTTGTATTGTGGCATATCGGTTTCCTCAATACTGGTTAAACCAGATTTATAATCCTAATAAATACGATGCATGTCTTCATCGACACATAGTTGTTATGTACATCGTGCAACAACTTATAATAACGTACAAGTATTTCTGTGTGATTTCTCTGTGACTGTAAAGTCAAAGAAAAATAGTATCAATCTTGTAAGTCCCTTGAGTGTAAACAGTTTTATAAAGAAATTATGTTCACAAATAGTCAAAATCGTAAAAAGATATTTCCAAACATGCGTTTGTCAGAATGACGAATTCAAAAAAATTAGTCAGTACATAATTGCTTTACTTTTATCTCAAAAAACATAAAAAGTGTGGCATTTTTGGCTGATCACTACGCTTTCATTGAAGGTCAGTCATTTTTCTATTTTAGTTTAAAAAAATCGCCCCGAAAGGCGATTTAATCTCACAGATTTTGAAGTTTTATGATGCTTTTATATCTGTTATCGGGGGAATAGATTGCATCGGTTACACAGATTTTTGTGCTTGGAACTTAACTACACATGTTCCAGTAATAGTTTTTTCGCCTAATTTGACTTGAATAGGTTGGCCATTATTTTGTCCTGCACAAGCTTTTTGAACTTGTTCATGAAAAGCTTGACGTTCAGTACGCTTTTGCTCACGTTGCTGTTGCAATTGTGCACGTTGTTCTTCGGTCATTTGTTGCATATGATGTTGACCACGATGATGATCACGCATCATACGACCTTGAGCTTGACGAAATTCGCTTCGCATCTCACGTAATGCTTTACGATCTGCTTTAAACACCATATTACATGTGCCATCTACAGTTTTGTCACCTGCTT
The DNA window shown above is from Acinetobacter piscicola and carries:
- a CDS encoding ADP-ribosylation/crystallin J1, with product MYLYRPVGLFEYRLIESTNFRAFPPRLYWQPIFYPVLNQKYAEKIALDWNTKDQASGYIGYVTRFELADEYLAQFEVHTVGDDFCQEMWIPAERLDEFNQQIMGKIEVVNIFKGEAFTENAKLPEIFKTSPDGSKEY
- a CDS encoding FMN-binding negative transcriptional regulator; its protein translation is MYLPTHFKQEDLKELFDLVENNPLGSLMVVHEGEIEANHIPLELDRSVDANGVLRGHIAKANPLFHLLDNDQSAYVIFHADQAYISPNWYEGKQEHHRVVPTWNYRVVHVKGKIRKVEDDKYLRGVLARLTRTHEATQPLPWKMGDAPNDFIAEQLEKIVAIEIKIDSIIGKFKVSQNRSAVDAGNVAQALENKNTQMAESVRRYYFK
- a CDS encoding acyl-CoA dehydrogenase C-terminal domain-containing protein; translated protein: MPIYNAPLADMRFILNDVFNAEQFWQANENLAHLDAATAEAILEEMAKFAQNVTLPLNRTGDEEGAHYENGKVTTPAGFKEAFKQYAEGGWIGLGADEEWGGQGMPKMLTVLADEMLFATNPSFMLYPLLSVGAGMALNSYASQEQKETYLPKIYSGEWSGTMCLTEPHAGTDLGIIKTKAEPNADGTYNITGTKIFITGGDHDLAENIIHLVLAKTPDAPAGSRGISLFIVPKFIVNADGSLGERNTAGPGSIEHKMGIKASATCVMNFDAAKGYLVGKENEGLAAMFVMMNYERLSMGIQGLGASEYAYQNAAQYATDRLQGRSAQGVQSPNKPADSILVHGDVRRMLLNARANNEASRAFAVYVGQQLDITKFSTDAEAVAAANNRVALLTPIAKAYLTDTAFDAAIDAQMVFGGHGFIREWGMEQCVRDLRIAQIYEGTNGVQSQDLIGRKTIKCNGAFIAEYIAEIRDFANDLDSDLNFIKDATLDVATEIEVVTQRILERAKEHADFSNAVAVDYLHAVGLLSFTYMFARIAKAASAKEGQFYQDKLALTHYFIQRVLPDLSSRIAKIKSGAEVIMGFSEDYFTNQA
- a CDS encoding acyl-CoA dehydrogenase C-terminal domain-containing protein; this encodes MPQYKAPLRDMQFVLHELLNVEEHYAKLPAFSDTVSRELVDQYLEAAADFCENELSPLNQVGDREGCTWNDGVVTTPTGFKEAYQKYIELGFPSLSVPEAHGGQGLPGSLGTVISEMVGSANWAWGMYPGLSHGAVRTIEHHGSAEQKDTYLPKLVSGEWTGTMCLTESHAGSDLGIIRSKAEPQADGSYAISGEKIFISAGEHDMAENIIHIVLARLPGAPKGTKGISLFIVPKFNVNADGSLGERNAVRCGSIEHKMGIHGNATCVINFDNAKGFLIGPENRGLNCMFTFMNTARIGTAVQGLTASESSFQGALAYAKERLAMRSLSGPKAPEKEADPIIVHPAVRNMLMTQKAFAEGGRALVYFLSQYADIVEQGATEEDRKFADNILSLLTPIAKAFLTETGSESAKHGVQVFGGHGFISEHGMEQIVRDTRISCLYEGTTEIQALDLLGRKVLGTQGAMLKDFTKIIHKFIEANKDNAELKEFLEPLAALNKEWGDLTMQIGMKAMQNPDEVGAAAVDYLYFSGYVTLAFLWARMALVAQETLAAGTTDADFYNAKVTTARFYFKKILPRVRSHVDVIAGGLEPLMTLDAEHFAF